From one Catellatospora sp. IY07-71 genomic stretch:
- a CDS encoding ABC transporter ATP-binding protein: protein MSDVILEVRDLVKHFPIRQGVLFKKTVGQIKAVDGVSLDLHKGETLGIVGESGCGKSTLAKLLMNLEKPTAGSIRYQGRDVLRLSAAEQRKLRRNIQLVMQDPYTSLNPRMTVGDIIGEPFEIHTDAAPKGDRRRKVQELLDVVGLNPEHINRYPHQFSGGQRQRIGIARALALRPEIIVCDEPVSALDVSIQAQVMNLLDGLQRDFNLSYIFIAHDLSVVRHIADRVGVMYLGKMVELGTDDEIYDTPTHPYTQALLSAVPVPDPTARQHKTVIRLEGDVPSPANPPSGCRFRTRCWKAQEICATTPPLLQVSAKSPHPSACHFAEVRDVVHAG from the coding sequence GTGAGTGACGTGATCCTCGAAGTACGCGACCTGGTCAAGCACTTCCCGATCCGCCAGGGTGTCCTCTTCAAGAAGACGGTCGGGCAGATCAAGGCGGTGGACGGCGTCTCGCTGGACCTGCACAAGGGTGAGACCCTGGGCATCGTCGGCGAGTCCGGCTGCGGCAAGTCGACGCTGGCCAAGCTGCTGATGAACCTGGAGAAGCCGACCGCCGGGTCGATCCGCTACCAGGGCCGGGACGTGCTGCGGCTGTCCGCGGCGGAGCAGCGCAAGCTGCGCCGCAACATCCAGCTGGTCATGCAGGACCCGTACACCTCGCTCAACCCCCGGATGACGGTCGGCGACATCATCGGCGAGCCGTTCGAGATCCACACCGACGCCGCGCCCAAGGGCGACCGGCGCCGGAAGGTGCAGGAGCTGCTGGACGTGGTCGGGCTCAACCCCGAGCACATCAACCGCTACCCGCACCAGTTCTCGGGCGGCCAGCGGCAGCGCATCGGCATCGCCCGCGCGCTGGCGCTGCGTCCGGAGATCATCGTCTGCGACGAGCCGGTGTCGGCGCTCGACGTGTCGATCCAGGCGCAGGTCATGAACCTGCTGGACGGGCTGCAGCGGGACTTCAACCTGTCGTACATCTTCATCGCCCACGACCTGTCGGTGGTGCGCCACATCGCCGACCGGGTGGGCGTGATGTACCTCGGCAAGATGGTCGAGCTGGGCACCGACGACGAGATCTACGACACGCCGACGCACCCGTACACGCAGGCGCTGCTGTCCGCGGTGCCGGTGCCGGACCCGACGGCGCGTCAGCACAAGACGGTGATCCGGCTGGAGGGCGACGTGCCGTCGCCGGCCAACCCGCCGTCGGGCTGCCGCTTCCGCACCCGGTGCTGGAAGGCCCAGGAGATCTGCGCGACGACGCCGCCGCTGCTGCAGGTCAGCGCCAAGTCGCCGCACCCGAGCGCGTGCCACTTCGCCGAGGTCAGGGACGTGGTGCACGCGGGGTAG
- a CDS encoding ABC transporter ATP-binding protein, whose amino-acid sequence MTDIKVNTAPVLGTDGKAGHHLLEVENLHVEFRTRDGIAKVINGVSYHVDAGETLAVLGESGSGKSVTAQTIMGILDTPPGFVTGGEIRFRGKDLLKMPKDERRLVRGEGIAMVFQDALSALNPVFTVGFQIAELYRKRRGMSRADGKKRAIELLDQVKIPAAATRVNDYPHQFSGGMRQRVMIAMSLALDPEILIADEPTTALDVTVQAQIMDLLAEIRRERNMGMILITHDLGVVADVADRIAVMYAGRIVEQADVHSLYAKPCHPYTMALLDSLPRLDLKGQELNTIKGLPPNLLRIPTGCAFHPRCRMARDICSAERPALIQLGDRASACHFAEELVGRE is encoded by the coding sequence GTGACGGACATCAAGGTGAACACGGCGCCGGTCCTCGGCACCGACGGCAAGGCGGGCCACCACCTCCTCGAGGTGGAGAACCTGCACGTGGAGTTCCGCACCCGGGACGGCATCGCCAAGGTCATCAACGGCGTGTCGTACCACGTGGACGCCGGCGAGACGCTGGCGGTGCTGGGCGAGTCCGGCTCCGGCAAGAGCGTCACGGCGCAGACCATCATGGGCATCCTGGACACCCCACCGGGCTTCGTGACCGGCGGCGAGATCCGCTTCCGCGGCAAGGACCTGCTCAAGATGCCCAAGGACGAGCGCCGTCTCGTCCGCGGCGAGGGCATCGCGATGGTCTTCCAGGACGCGCTTTCGGCGCTGAACCCGGTTTTCACGGTCGGGTTCCAGATCGCCGAGCTCTACCGCAAGCGGCGGGGCATGAGCCGCGCCGACGGCAAGAAGCGCGCGATCGAGCTGCTGGACCAGGTCAAGATCCCGGCTGCGGCGACGCGGGTGAACGACTACCCGCACCAGTTCTCCGGCGGTATGCGGCAGCGCGTGATGATCGCGATGTCGCTGGCGCTGGACCCGGAGATCCTGATCGCCGACGAGCCGACCACGGCTCTCGACGTGACGGTGCAGGCGCAGATCATGGACCTGCTCGCGGAGATCCGCCGCGAGCGGAACATGGGCATGATCCTGATCACGCACGACCTCGGCGTGGTCGCCGACGTCGCGGACCGGATCGCGGTCATGTACGCCGGGCGGATCGTGGAGCAGGCCGACGTGCACTCGCTGTACGCCAAGCCGTGCCACCCGTACACGATGGCGCTGCTGGACTCGCTGCCGCGCCTGGACCTCAAGGGCCAGGAGCTCAACACCATCAAGGGCCTGCCGCCCAACCTGCTGCGCATCCCCACGGGCTGCGCGTTCCACCCCCGGTGCCGGATGGCCCGCGACATCTGCTCGGCCGAGCGGCCGGCGCTGATCCAGCTGGGCGACCGGGCCAGCGCGTGCCACTTCGCAGAGGAGCTGGTCGGCCGTGAGTGA
- a CDS encoding ABC transporter substrate-binding protein, protein MAVGLTAVALAAAGCSGADPVEPEKKDGSFIISWGEPQNPLIPAGTSETQGGVVIDALFTGLTNYAAKDAKTEMANAESITSADNGKTWTVKLKSGWKWHDGTPVVAKNYVDAWNYAAYSPNGLINGSFFGDIAGFDQVHTEDPDGEEGPKTAPKPATDKLSGLKVIDDTTFEVTLSGASNLWPVKVGYAAFMPLPDAFFADPAKFGQAPIGNGPFKLSKWTKNTELVVTRNDDYQGADKAKVKDVIFRVYTDDAAAYEDVKNGTIDFQQQVPSAKLVGNQYKSDFGDRAISKPISVSAFIAMPTWLPGYNDPNVRKAISMAIDRQLVIDKIFNGTRIPMNGWVNPNMSGYKADVCGAPCKFDAAAAKALWDAAPVKPKDLSIAYNGDASHKDWVDAVCNSIQQTLGAECKGKPFPTFGEFRTLVVGEKMTGMSRAGWQADYPSIENWLNPLLKTEASSNDGKFSNPEFDAKLKEADSTSDLAAAEKLYQEAEAMLPNLMPTIPMWHSSQQTVWSEKLTTVVINTFGELDLVSVTVK, encoded by the coding sequence GTGGCAGTCGGTCTGACGGCTGTCGCCCTGGCGGCCGCTGGTTGTTCCGGCGCCGACCCGGTTGAGCCCGAGAAGAAGGACGGCTCCTTCATCATCAGCTGGGGCGAGCCCCAGAACCCGCTGATCCCGGCCGGCACCTCGGAGACCCAGGGCGGCGTCGTCATCGACGCGCTGTTCACCGGTCTGACCAACTACGCCGCCAAGGACGCCAAGACCGAGATGGCGAACGCGGAGTCGATCACCTCGGCCGACAACGGCAAGACCTGGACGGTCAAGCTCAAGTCGGGCTGGAAGTGGCACGACGGCACCCCGGTCGTGGCGAAGAACTACGTCGACGCGTGGAACTACGCGGCGTACTCGCCCAACGGTCTGATCAACGGCAGCTTCTTCGGCGACATCGCGGGCTTCGACCAGGTGCACACCGAGGACCCGGACGGCGAGGAGGGCCCCAAGACGGCCCCGAAGCCGGCCACCGACAAGCTGTCCGGCCTGAAGGTCATCGACGACACCACCTTCGAGGTGACCCTGTCCGGCGCCTCGAACCTGTGGCCGGTCAAGGTCGGCTACGCGGCGTTCATGCCGCTGCCCGACGCGTTCTTCGCCGACCCGGCGAAGTTCGGCCAGGCCCCGATCGGCAACGGCCCGTTCAAGCTGTCCAAGTGGACCAAGAACACCGAGCTGGTCGTGACCCGCAACGACGACTACCAGGGCGCTGACAAGGCGAAGGTCAAGGACGTGATCTTCCGCGTCTACACCGACGACGCCGCCGCCTACGAGGACGTCAAGAACGGCACCATCGACTTCCAGCAGCAGGTCCCGTCGGCCAAGCTGGTGGGTAACCAGTACAAGTCGGACTTCGGTGACCGTGCCATCAGCAAGCCGATCTCGGTCTCCGCGTTCATCGCGATGCCGACCTGGCTGCCGGGCTACAACGACCCGAACGTGCGTAAGGCCATCTCGATGGCGATCGACCGCCAGCTGGTGATCGACAAGATCTTCAACGGCACCCGCATCCCGATGAACGGCTGGGTCAACCCGAACATGTCCGGCTACAAGGCCGACGTTTGTGGCGCGCCCTGCAAGTTCGACGCCGCCGCCGCGAAGGCCCTCTGGGACGCCGCGCCGGTCAAGCCGAAGGACCTGTCGATCGCCTACAACGGCGACGCCTCGCACAAGGACTGGGTCGACGCGGTCTGCAACAGCATCCAGCAGACGCTGGGCGCCGAGTGCAAGGGCAAGCCGTTCCCGACCTTCGGTGAGTTCCGCACCCTGGTCGTCGGCGAGAAGATGACCGGTATGTCGCGTGCCGGCTGGCAGGCCGACTACCCGAGCATCGAGAACTGGCTGAACCCGCTGCTGAAGACGGAGGCCTCCTCCAACGACGGCAAGTTCTCGAACCCGGAGTTCGACGCCAAGCTGAAGGAGGCCGACAGCACGTCGGACCTCGCCGCGGCGGAGAAGCTCTACCAGGAGGCCGAGGCCATGCTGCCGAACCTCATGCCGACCATCCCGATGTGGCACTCGTCGCAGCAGACGGTCTGGTCCGAGAAGCTGACCACCGTCGTCATCAACACCTTCGGTGAGCTCGACCTGGTTTCGGTCACGGTCAAGTGA
- the pcrA gene encoding DNA helicase PcrA, with protein MQALFDLPEQKPPGNPVGAAVTSGNARGAAADPAARIATLLEGLNEPQRAAVTHEGTPLLIVAGAGSGKTRVLTQRIAYLLAAREVHPGEILAITFTNKAAGELRERVAAQVGGRARLMWVSTFHSACLRILRAEHEHAGLKSSFTIYDADDSRRLMQLVSRELDLDPKRYPPRSLAAQVSNLKNELIDPEAFSPHGPAERVLAEAYKLYQQRLQQAQALDFDDIIMRTVHLLQAKPEVTEKYRRRFRHVLVDEYQDTNHAQYVLVKELVGDTGELCVVGDADQSIYAFRGATIRNILEFERDYPQARTILLEQNYRSTQTILSAANAVIDRNSDRKPKRLWSDQGAGEQIVGYVADNEHAEADWVAREIDRLTDAGSARPGDVAVFYRTNAQSRVFEDIFIRLGLPYKVVGGVRFYERKEVRDALAYLRAIANEDDTVSMRRIINTPKRGLGDRAEAVVEALAARERVSFGAALRRAADAPGISTRAVNSIGEFLAMLDEARELARTAPPEQVLELILTRSGLLAELEASLDPQDEGRVENLQELVSVAREYAERTAAADETPTLDGFLEQVALVADADQVPADDPEHQGVVTLMTLHTAKGLEFPVVFLTGLEDGVFPHLRSLGEVKELEEERRLAYVGITRARRRLYLSRAVTRSAWGQPQYNPASRFLEELPPELLDWQRTESSYTSWGRGGIGGRERAQERPASGFVGNTARAAALASRIGVDPSKLATASDLAAAPPSVSAGDRVNHQRYGLGRVLAVQGTGARAQAQVDFGDQVLWLVLRHAPLERI; from the coding sequence ATGCAAGCTCTCTTCGACCTCCCCGAACAGAAGCCGCCCGGCAACCCGGTCGGCGCCGCTGTCACCAGCGGAAACGCCCGCGGTGCCGCCGCCGACCCGGCGGCGCGGATCGCCACGCTGCTGGAGGGCCTGAACGAGCCGCAGCGCGCGGCGGTCACCCATGAGGGCACCCCGCTGCTGATCGTCGCGGGCGCCGGCTCCGGCAAGACCCGCGTGCTGACCCAGCGCATCGCGTACCTGCTGGCCGCTCGCGAGGTGCACCCGGGTGAGATCCTGGCCATCACCTTCACCAACAAGGCGGCGGGCGAGCTGCGCGAGCGCGTCGCCGCCCAGGTGGGCGGCCGGGCCCGGCTGATGTGGGTCTCCACCTTCCACTCCGCCTGCCTGCGCATCCTGCGCGCGGAGCACGAGCACGCCGGGCTGAAGTCGTCGTTCACCATCTATGACGCCGACGACTCGCGCCGGCTGATGCAGCTGGTCTCCCGCGAGCTGGACCTCGACCCGAAGCGCTACCCGCCGCGCAGCCTGGCCGCGCAGGTGTCGAACCTGAAGAACGAGCTGATCGACCCGGAGGCGTTCTCGCCGCACGGGCCCGCCGAGCGGGTGCTGGCCGAGGCGTACAAGCTCTACCAGCAGCGGCTGCAGCAGGCGCAGGCGCTCGACTTCGACGACATCATCATGCGCACGGTGCACCTGCTCCAGGCCAAGCCCGAGGTCACCGAGAAATACCGGCGCCGCTTCCGGCACGTGCTCGTCGACGAGTATCAGGACACCAACCACGCGCAGTACGTGCTGGTCAAGGAGCTGGTGGGGGACACCGGCGAGCTGTGCGTGGTCGGCGACGCGGACCAGTCGATCTACGCCTTCCGCGGCGCGACCATCCGCAACATCCTGGAGTTCGAGCGGGACTACCCGCAGGCGCGCACCATCCTGCTGGAGCAGAACTACCGCTCCACGCAGACCATCCTGAGCGCGGCCAACGCGGTCATCGACCGCAACAGCGACCGCAAGCCCAAGCGGCTGTGGAGCGACCAGGGCGCGGGCGAGCAGATCGTGGGCTACGTCGCCGACAACGAGCACGCCGAGGCCGACTGGGTGGCCCGCGAGATCGACCGGCTCACCGACGCCGGGTCCGCCCGGCCGGGCGACGTGGCGGTGTTCTACCGCACCAACGCCCAGTCCCGGGTCTTCGAGGACATCTTCATCCGGCTCGGCCTGCCCTACAAGGTCGTCGGCGGGGTGCGCTTCTACGAGCGCAAGGAGGTCCGCGACGCGCTGGCCTACCTGCGCGCGATCGCCAACGAGGACGACACCGTCAGCATGCGGCGGATCATCAACACGCCCAAGCGCGGCCTGGGCGACCGGGCCGAGGCGGTGGTCGAGGCGCTGGCCGCGCGGGAGCGGGTCTCCTTCGGCGCCGCGCTGCGCCGGGCGGCCGACGCGCCGGGCATCTCGACCCGGGCGGTCAACTCGATCGGCGAGTTCCTGGCGATGCTGGACGAGGCCCGCGAGCTGGCCCGCACGGCCCCGCCGGAGCAGGTGCTGGAGCTGATCCTGACCCGGTCCGGGCTGCTGGCCGAGCTGGAGGCGAGCCTGGACCCGCAGGACGAGGGCCGGGTGGAGAACCTCCAGGAGCTCGTCAGCGTGGCCCGGGAGTACGCCGAGCGCACCGCCGCGGCCGACGAGACGCCCACCCTGGACGGCTTCCTGGAGCAGGTGGCGCTGGTCGCCGACGCCGACCAGGTGCCCGCCGACGACCCGGAGCACCAGGGCGTGGTCACCCTGATGACGCTGCACACCGCCAAGGGACTGGAGTTCCCGGTGGTGTTCCTGACCGGCCTGGAGGACGGCGTCTTCCCGCACCTGCGCTCGCTGGGCGAGGTCAAGGAGCTGGAGGAGGAGCGGCGGCTGGCGTACGTCGGCATCACCCGCGCCCGGCGCCGGCTCTACCTGTCGCGCGCGGTGACCCGGTCGGCGTGGGGGCAGCCGCAGTACAACCCGGCGTCGCGCTTCCTGGAGGAGCTGCCGCCGGAGCTGCTCGACTGGCAGCGCACCGAGAGCTCGTACACGTCATGGGGTCGCGGCGGCATCGGCGGCCGGGAGCGCGCGCAGGAGCGGCCGGCCTCCGGCTTCGTGGGCAACACCGCCCGCGCGGCGGCACTGGCGAGCCGCATCGGGGTGGACCCGAGCAAGCTGGCCACCGCGAGCGACCTGGCCGCGGCGCCGCCCTCGGTGTCGGCCGGCGACCGGGTCAACCACCAGCGCTACGGGCTGGGCCGGGTGCTGGCCGTGCAGGGCACGGGTGCCCGCGCTCAGGCGCAGGTCGACTTCGGCGACCAGGTGCTGTGGCTGGTGCTGCGGCACGCGCCCCTGGAGCGGATCTGA
- a CDS encoding bifunctional UDP-sugar hydrolase/5'-nucleotidase has protein sequence MNHPRSRGWAGKTRHLAIPALALAVVATIPLSSGSGASSAPAAAWTPLSPVSVNLAAAPEGQTAAGNLLAFNDFHGAIDPPTGSGAAVLGTPAGGVEYLAHWVKKLRAEGEAAGQKVITVGAGDMIGATPLVSAAFHDEPSIELLSELGLDVTSVGNHEFDEGVTELKRMQHGGCHPVEGCFAGDGFDGAEFQYLAANVTDKRTKLPILPPVEVKLIGGVPVGFIGMTLEGTPSIVNPAGITTVDFRDEVETANLWSGLLRLLGVKAQVLLLHEGGQQGPTGNVSTCDGFTGVISPIVAGLRDEIGVVVSGHTHRFYTCSLPNKSGKPVVVTSAGTNGQLVTDITVELDRHTRTFTSITAQNVIVENGVRNPDGTWQSTAPNVFVRNPALVDPAAKVIADKYRAAVAPLANRVVGSISADIVRDAKPSGESPLGDVIADAQLAYTASAGAQLALMNPGGIRAPLTYANSPGGEPAGQVTYGEAFTVQPFNNLVTTYSLTGAQLKETLEQQWAGYAGQTTTKFLQVSAGFTYSYNTTLPLGSRVSDLKLNGTAIDPAATYLVTTNDFLANGGDGFTTLTGGTGRVYAPGFDVDALVAYLAAGPVQPGPADRITKLG, from the coding sequence ATGAATCACCCCCGTTCTCGGGGCTGGGCAGGCAAAACACGGCACCTGGCGATACCGGCGCTGGCGCTGGCCGTGGTGGCGACGATTCCGCTGAGCAGCGGCTCGGGCGCCTCTTCCGCACCGGCCGCGGCGTGGACCCCGCTGTCCCCCGTCTCGGTCAACCTCGCCGCGGCCCCCGAGGGCCAGACGGCGGCCGGCAACCTGCTGGCGTTCAACGACTTCCACGGCGCGATCGACCCGCCGACCGGCAGCGGCGCGGCCGTGCTCGGCACCCCCGCCGGCGGCGTGGAATACCTGGCGCACTGGGTGAAGAAGCTGCGCGCCGAGGGCGAGGCGGCCGGCCAGAAGGTCATCACCGTCGGCGCCGGCGACATGATCGGCGCCACCCCGCTGGTCAGCGCCGCGTTCCACGACGAGCCGTCGATCGAGCTGCTGAGCGAGCTGGGCCTGGACGTCACCTCGGTGGGCAACCACGAGTTCGACGAGGGCGTCACCGAGCTCAAGCGGATGCAGCACGGCGGCTGCCACCCGGTGGAGGGCTGCTTCGCGGGCGACGGGTTCGACGGCGCGGAGTTCCAGTACCTCGCCGCGAACGTCACCGACAAGCGCACCAAGCTGCCGATCCTGCCCCCGGTCGAGGTGAAGCTCATCGGCGGCGTGCCGGTCGGCTTCATCGGCATGACGCTGGAGGGCACCCCGTCCATCGTCAACCCGGCCGGCATCACCACCGTCGACTTCCGCGACGAGGTCGAGACGGCGAACCTGTGGAGCGGGCTGCTGCGCCTGCTCGGCGTGAAGGCCCAGGTGCTGCTGCTGCACGAGGGCGGCCAGCAGGGCCCGACCGGCAACGTCTCCACCTGTGACGGCTTCACCGGCGTGATCTCGCCGATCGTGGCCGGGCTGCGCGACGAGATCGGCGTGGTGGTCTCCGGGCACACCCACCGCTTCTACACCTGCTCGCTGCCCAACAAGTCGGGCAAGCCGGTGGTCGTGACCAGCGCGGGCACCAACGGCCAGCTGGTCACCGACATCACGGTGGAGCTGGACAGGCACACCCGCACGTTCACCTCGATCACGGCGCAGAACGTGATCGTCGAGAACGGCGTGCGCAACCCGGACGGCACCTGGCAGAGCACCGCGCCGAACGTGTTCGTGCGCAACCCCGCGCTGGTCGACCCGGCCGCCAAGGTGATCGCGGACAAGTACCGCGCCGCCGTGGCGCCGCTGGCCAACCGCGTGGTCGGCAGCATCTCCGCGGACATCGTCCGGGACGCGAAGCCGAGCGGCGAGAGCCCGCTGGGCGACGTCATCGCCGACGCGCAGCTGGCGTACACGGCCTCGGCCGGGGCGCAGCTCGCCCTGATGAACCCGGGCGGCATCCGGGCCCCGCTCACCTACGCCAACTCCCCCGGCGGCGAGCCGGCCGGCCAGGTCACCTACGGCGAGGCGTTCACCGTGCAGCCGTTCAACAACCTGGTCACCACCTACTCGCTGACCGGCGCGCAGCTCAAGGAGACGCTGGAGCAGCAGTGGGCCGGCTACGCGGGCCAGACGACCACCAAGTTCCTCCAGGTATCGGCGGGCTTCACGTACTCGTACAACACCACGCTGCCGCTCGGCAGCCGGGTCTCCGACCTGAAGCTCAACGGGACGGCGATCGACCCGGCGGCGACCTACCTCGTCACGACGAACGACTTCCTGGCCAACGGCGGCGACGGCTTCACCACGCTGACCGGCGGCACGGGCCGGGTGTACGCGCCCGGTTTCGACGTCGACGCGCTGGTGGCGTACCTCGCGGCGGGCCCGGTGCAGCCGGGTCCGGCGGACCGGATCACCAAGCTCGGCTGA
- a CDS encoding chorismate mutase — MSAIAHETGTTAPEAAGEITSMRERIDQIDAALIALWKERALISQQVGKTRVASGGTRLVLSREREIMDRFREELGPDGTQLALLILRAGRGPL; from the coding sequence ATGAGCGCCATCGCCCACGAGACCGGCACCACCGCACCCGAGGCGGCCGGTGAGATCACCTCGATGCGGGAACGCATCGACCAGATCGACGCCGCCCTCATCGCGCTGTGGAAGGAACGCGCGCTGATCTCGCAACAGGTCGGCAAGACCCGCGTCGCCTCCGGCGGCACCCGCCTGGTGCTCAGCCGGGAACGCGAGATCATGGACCGCTTCCGCGAGGAGCTCGGCCCCGACGGCACCCAGCTGGCCCTGCTCATCCTGCGCGCGGGTCGCGGCCCGCTCTGA
- a CDS encoding M23 family metallopeptidase has protein sequence MQGSKTELLKTARAKFDLVNDKIRSGLHGRSRQVVAVAVLAGVTSVGFVAANIDNGPESMTPVAQTTTVKREAAADRADRAARPAAKANVAAPKAAPKAAPKTAPKAVQPAQAKAKAGTTVPKAAPKAAAPVKAAPLWGSPMPGAQVTSCFGQRWGVLHAGVDLAEPAGTPIRAVGPGTVFSTGWAYSGYGISVVVDHGDGYFTHYAHMSRDAVQLGQKVKAGDLLGYEGSTGDSTGPHLHFEVHKGMWNQIEPSGWLKARGVPINC, from the coding sequence ATGCAAGGCAGCAAGACCGAACTCCTCAAGACCGCCCGCGCCAAGTTCGACCTGGTCAACGACAAGATCCGTAGCGGCCTGCACGGTCGCTCCCGTCAGGTCGTCGCCGTCGCGGTTCTGGCCGGTGTCACGTCTGTAGGCTTCGTCGCCGCCAACATCGACAACGGACCCGAGTCGATGACACCCGTGGCCCAGACCACCACGGTCAAGCGGGAGGCCGCGGCCGACCGCGCCGACCGCGCCGCGCGGCCCGCCGCGAAGGCCAACGTCGCCGCCCCCAAGGCCGCGCCGAAGGCAGCGCCCAAGACCGCCCCCAAGGCAGTCCAGCCCGCCCAGGCCAAGGCCAAGGCCGGCACCACGGTGCCCAAGGCCGCCCCGAAGGCCGCCGCGCCGGTCAAGGCCGCTCCCCTGTGGGGCAGCCCGATGCCGGGCGCGCAGGTCACCTCCTGCTTCGGCCAGCGCTGGGGCGTGCTGCACGCCGGCGTCGACCTGGCCGAGCCGGCCGGCACCCCGATCCGCGCGGTCGGCCCCGGCACCGTGTTCAGCACCGGCTGGGCCTACAGCGGCTACGGCATCTCCGTCGTCGTCGACCACGGTGACGGCTACTTCACGCACTACGCCCACATGAGCCGCGACGCGGTCCAGCTCGGCCAGAAGGTCAAGGCCGGCGACCTGCTGGGCTACGAGGGCTCCACCGGTGACTCCACCGGCCCGCACCTGCACTTCGAGGTGCACAAGGGCATGTGGAACCAGATCGAGCCGAGCGGGTGGCTGAAGGCCCGCGGCGTGCCGATCAACTGCTGA
- a CDS encoding ABC transporter permease codes for MSSPEVATATSPTEPTAVPATPAVAEAAPRKEKNRGLWSDAWYELRRKPLFVISAILIFIFVLMAAFPQLFSSVSPTAADLNKSLEKPDFGAWFQFGETGQFGYNVQGQDIYSRVIYGARASIVVGVFAVVGNMLLGGFFGILSGYLGGWTDTLLARFGDIFLGLPFVLGALVILSTFASVQSDPSAFRITSLVILTFIVLGWPSFARIMRASVLSTKQLDYVHAAQALGARPGRIVFRHVLPNAMAPMVVVGTITLGAYIGAEATLSFLGVGLRPPVVSWGIMIGESRNFMDPAPYMMAFPAAFLVVAVLSFVMLGDAVRDALDPKLR; via the coding sequence ATGAGTAGCCCCGAGGTGGCGACCGCCACCAGCCCCACCGAGCCCACCGCCGTGCCGGCGACCCCGGCCGTCGCCGAGGCTGCTCCGCGCAAGGAGAAGAACCGCGGTCTGTGGAGTGACGCGTGGTACGAGCTGCGCCGCAAGCCGCTGTTCGTGATCTCCGCGATCCTGATCTTCATCTTCGTGCTGATGGCGGCGTTCCCGCAGCTGTTCAGCTCGGTCAGCCCCACTGCGGCGGACCTGAACAAGAGCCTCGAGAAGCCGGACTTCGGCGCGTGGTTCCAGTTCGGCGAGACCGGCCAGTTCGGCTACAACGTGCAGGGCCAGGACATCTACTCGCGGGTCATCTACGGCGCCCGTGCCTCGATCGTCGTCGGCGTCTTCGCGGTGGTCGGCAACATGCTGCTGGGCGGCTTCTTCGGCATCCTGAGCGGTTACCTGGGCGGCTGGACGGACACCCTGCTGGCCCGCTTCGGCGACATCTTCCTCGGCCTGCCGTTCGTGCTCGGCGCGCTGGTGATCCTGTCGACGTTCGCGTCGGTGCAGAGCGACCCGAGCGCCTTCCGGATCACCTCGCTGGTCATCCTGACGTTCATCGTGCTGGGCTGGCCGTCCTTCGCCCGCATCATGCGAGCGTCGGTGCTGTCCACCAAGCAGCTCGACTACGTGCACGCCGCCCAGGCGCTGGGTGCCCGGCCGGGCCGGATCGTCTTCCGGCACGTCCTGCCCAACGCCATGGCGCCGATGGTCGTCGTCGGCACGATCACGCTCGGTGCGTACATCGGCGCGGAGGCGACGCTGTCGTTCCTCGGTGTCGGCCTGCGCCCGCCGGTGGTCTCCTGGGGCATCATGATCGGCGAGAGCCGCAACTTCATGGACCCCGCCCCGTACATGATGGCGTTCCCCGCGGCGTTCCTCGTGGTCGCGGTGCTGAGCTTCGTCATGCTCGGTGACGCCGTACGCGACGCCCTCGACCCGAAGCTGCGCTAG
- a CDS encoding ABC transporter permease → MGRYALRRLLQAIPVFIGTTFLIWFLVWGLPGDPFAGRCGEKKCPEAYVAYMTEKFNLDEPLFVQYLIYLKNLVTGNFGQTFNGTEIGELLTQAFPISMKLALVAVVAEALIGITAGVLTGLRRGSFIDNLVLVSTLVLIAVPIFVIGLVARYSLGLSSVSPEAPWVELIIPGIILASGSMAYITRLTRVNLVENRRADYVRTAVAKGLTPSRVTGVHLLRNSMIPVVTWLGLDLGALMGGAIVTEGIFNIRGIGGLLFGAINRRESGVVVSIVAILVLVYLVVNLLVDLLYGVLDPRIRYE, encoded by the coding sequence ATGGGGCGGTATGCCCTCCGCCGGTTGCTGCAGGCGATCCCTGTCTTCATCGGCACGACGTTTCTCATCTGGTTCCTGGTGTGGGGACTCCCAGGTGACCCCTTCGCCGGTCGTTGCGGCGAGAAGAAGTGCCCCGAGGCCTACGTCGCGTACATGACCGAGAAGTTCAACCTGGACGAGCCCCTCTTCGTCCAGTACCTGATCTACCTGAAGAACCTGGTCACCGGGAACTTCGGGCAGACCTTCAACGGCACTGAGATCGGCGAGCTGCTGACCCAGGCCTTCCCCATCTCCATGAAGCTCGCGCTGGTCGCGGTCGTGGCCGAGGCGCTGATCGGCATCACCGCCGGTGTGCTCACCGGTCTGCGCCGGGGCAGCTTCATCGACAACCTGGTGCTGGTCTCGACGCTGGTGCTCATCGCCGTCCCGATCTTCGTGATCGGCCTGGTGGCCCGGTACTCGCTCGGCCTGTCGTCGGTGTCGCCCGAGGCGCCGTGGGTGGAGCTGATCATCCCAGGCATCATCCTGGCGAGCGGCTCGATGGCGTACATCACGCGGTTGACCCGGGTGAACCTGGTGGAGAACCGGCGCGCCGACTACGTGCGCACCGCCGTGGCCAAGGGCCTCACGCCCAGCCGCGTCACCGGCGTGCACCTGCTGCGCAACTCGATGATCCCCGTGGTCACCTGGCTGGGCTTGGACCTGGGCGCGCTGATGGGCGGTGCCATCGTCACCGAGGGCATCTTCAACATCCGCGGCATCGGCGGCCTGCTGTTCGGTGCCATCAACCGGCGGGAGTCCGGCGTGGTCGTCTCGATCGTGGCGATCCTCGTGCTGGTCTACCTCGTCGTCAACCTTCTCGTCGACCTGCTGTACGGCGTCCTGGACCCGAGGATCCGCTATGAGTAG